The DNA sequence gatttgaagaacTTAGAACAGCCCCTAAATGGTAGGATAGTAGAGTGTGCTAAAAACCAAGAGACTGGGGCGTGGGAAATGTTAAGATTCAGAGATGATAAGTTAAATGGTAATCATACATCAGTAGTCCAGAAAGTCTTGGAAAGTATCAACGATTCCGTTTCATTGGAGGACCTCGAGGAGATTGTTGGTGAGATTAAGAGGCGCTGGGACGAGAGAAGAGCAAATATGACGGGCAATAGTGGGAGACCACTACCGTCTCAAAGTCAAAATGCCACGTTATCTGCCTCCAAGCCAGTTCATTCGCAGCCtccaaataataataacgagCCAAAATACGTAGACGAGGATGATTGGTCGGATTAGGCTGACACGTGCACGTATCGACGTATCTATACATATATACCGGTGTAAGGATTTTGTACTTGAATAAGATAAAATAGCAAAAGCAATTGCTTTTGCCGTATTGATTCTGTAAGTTATCCATTAATATATACATGAAAAATGAGCGAAATTTAATAAGcgaagataaaaaatgttttataCGCACATGTATGCATATGCACATGCTCATCATCTATGGGAAAGGACCAAACTCTTCAATAATTCTCTTGGGTTACCGTTACCGCTTAGGAAATATTTTTCGTCAATTAAGTTGTcccactttttttctgtgaTATCCTTGTctaataaaatatttgattttttgtAGTATTCGATCATTTCGTTAACTTCCTGTTTGTTCAGTTTGGGAACCTCAAATTCGGTGATATTACCTTTTTGAAGCAATTCGACGAACTTGGGTTCATAATGGTATCTAGTAACATAGGGGTCTACAGGGATCTTGCCCAATGCCACGGGTAAAGTTTTGTTTGTCCTGTCGACGCCGGAGATAGCCAATATAGTGGAACTATCACTATTAGCAAACTTCGTCTCTCCCGAAACAATATCCATCATCAATTTACCCATTTGCAAATCCAGAGAATATATTTGTTTATTCTGTGTATCTCTGTAAGCAGAATATGCAGTAGTTatgatttttgaaaagttatCCACCGTAAACATGATTGGTACCTTGGATTGGATAGATAGCTCTTCAATAATGgctttcattaattttCCACGGTTGTGCGAGTGGGTCATCACGGATAACAAATCTAATACtgtgtttttctttttgttcaatgTGACGAATTGTTTTATGGAAGCGTTCTTTGGATTTGCGTTCGAGAACTTATAGTCTTGAGAGAGTTCTATAGATTTTAACAGCACAGGGTCATTGGCcttcaa is a window from the Saccharomyces paradoxus chromosome VII, complete sequence genome containing:
- the RSM23 gene encoding mitochondrial 37S ribosomal protein mS29 (Mitochondrial ribosomal protein of the small subunit~similar to YGL129C), with the translated sequence MLRTSSSKFVGQRLFTTARSLQAAKPAPKGKTQGFSKKSSSVSSYSSAKRITPGSLYKNWTDTTHTAQLQQTAVPLALPIFNFENISKTLNKVVSYSNKQYKSLHHLGSFKKSQFNELFQKPVCLVREDATNRFLKKLVSHPVKKFIITGEPGVGKSVLLSQVHAYAVDSKQIIINVSYPELFLNGRNDFSYDDDLKLYIQPMFLKKLIRKILKANDPVLLKSIELSQDYKFSNANPKNASIKQFVTLNKKKNTVLDLLSVMTHSHNRGKLMKAIIEELSIQSKVPIMFTVDNFSKIITTAYSAYRDTQNKQIYSLDLQMGKLMMDIVSGETKFANSDSSTILAISGVDRTNKTLPVALGKIPVDPYVTRYHYEPKFVELLQKGNITEFEVPKLNKQEVNEMIEYYKKSNILLDKDITEKKWDNLIDEKYFLSGNGNPRELLKSLVLSHR